In one Puniceicoccus vermicola genomic region, the following are encoded:
- a CDS encoding Wadjet anti-phage system protein JetD domain-containing protein, whose protein sequence is HVESLMMNLETWKHFSSRTQKHEAAQSISDREFDSLNPGERSMVEMLRENSGLRLEQEHIDFEYIKVVFRSCFNLIGMTQGHR, encoded by the coding sequence CGCACGTAGAATCGCTCATGATGAACCTAGAGACATGGAAACACTTTAGTTCCCGGACGCAAAAACACGAAGCCGCGCAATCAATCAGTGATCGTGAATTCGATTCATTAAATCCTGGAGAGAGGTCGATGGTTGAGATGCTTCGTGAGAATTCCGGGCTCCGCCTAGAGCAGGAGCATATCGATTTTGAATATATAAAGGTAGTATTTCGTTCCTGCTTTAACTTAATTGGTATGACCCAAGGACATCGGTAA
- a CDS encoding leucine zipper domain-containing protein, producing MTEKERFVTLAGTGRFTITDLCRDFGISRKTGHKYLERHSREGRAGLKDRSRCPGSSPSVTEEEVERLILSAIR from the coding sequence ATGACCGAAAAAGAACGTTTTGTAACCCTTGCGGGGACCGGCCGTTTCACGATCACGGATCTGTGTCGTGATTTTGGAATCAGCCGGAAGACCGGGCATAAATACCTGGAACGGCACAGTCGCGAAGGACGGGCCGGGTTGAAGGACAGGAGCCGCTGTCCCGGGAGCAGTCCTTCTGTAACCGAGGAGGAAGTGGAGCGTTTAATTCTTTCTGCGATCCGCTGA
- a CDS encoding integrase core domain-containing protein has translation MCDRYSRYVIGCKCQPNQQFKGTLRSCKKLMRYHGLPEVIRVDNGSPFASGSLGRLLRLSVWWIEQGIRVEFTTPGSPQENGWHERTHLDLEAEAVRPPPANMRAQQKRFDRWRHEYNHDRPHEALDMLFPGEVYRPSSRRLGETDKIRYPEDYTVRQVSESGHFLIGGRSTSVWARSTTDAG, from the coding sequence GTGTGCGACCGCTACAGCCGTTATGTGATCGGCTGCAAGTGTCAGCCCAATCAGCAGTTCAAGGGGACTTTGAGAAGCTGCAAAAAGCTGATGCGCTATCACGGGCTGCCGGAGGTCATCCGGGTGGACAACGGTTCTCCGTTTGCTTCCGGGTCTCTGGGCCGACTCTTGCGTCTGAGCGTGTGGTGGATCGAGCAGGGAATCCGTGTCGAGTTCACGACGCCGGGATCGCCGCAGGAGAACGGGTGGCACGAGCGCACTCACCTGGACTTGGAAGCCGAGGCGGTTCGGCCTCCGCCGGCGAACATGAGAGCCCAACAAAAGCGCTTCGACCGCTGGCGTCATGAGTATAATCATGATCGTCCTCACGAGGCTTTGGACATGCTTTTTCCCGGCGAAGTTTACCGCCCCAGTTCCCGGCGTCTCGGCGAAACGGACAAAATACGTTACCCCGAAGACTATACCGTGAGACAAGTCAGTGAGTCGGGACACTTCTTGATCGGGGGGAGGTCAACTTCTGTCTGGGCGAGATCTACTACGGATGCAGGGTAG
- a CDS encoding helix-turn-helix domain-containing protein, translating to MIPDPPQLEALSGGQIGVKVSTFSKPSVDSHWHFHPEVEVVWIEKGRGLLHSGRAMRPYGPGDLVLTGSNLPHAFTSDPSNKSGAKWTVLHFRPLAWGENFWALPENRPTRLLLDQAERGAIFPKYSANNCYEILRRMENRTKMDAPIALLLDLLHSLAITTSHEWLNTPNFSVKKAAHIDSRLESVLRKIETRFTESNLTQAEIAKGIGMSPQAFSRFFKNKSGRHFHRHLNELRVARACSILIGSRKSVTEIAYAVGFSNLSNFNRRFREITGMPPTAFRSNFYKD from the coding sequence ATGATACCGGATCCACCACAGCTTGAAGCCCTTTCCGGAGGCCAGATTGGAGTCAAAGTTTCCACCTTCTCCAAACCAAGCGTGGATTCCCATTGGCATTTTCATCCAGAAGTCGAAGTTGTCTGGATCGAGAAAGGTCGGGGCCTTCTTCATTCCGGTCGAGCAATGCGCCCCTATGGACCGGGCGATCTGGTGCTGACTGGATCAAATCTACCTCATGCCTTCACTTCGGATCCCTCCAACAAAAGCGGCGCAAAATGGACCGTCCTCCATTTCCGTCCGCTCGCCTGGGGGGAGAATTTTTGGGCTCTCCCTGAAAATCGCCCTACACGTCTTCTCCTCGATCAGGCGGAGCGCGGAGCGATTTTCCCCAAATACTCCGCCAACAATTGCTACGAAATACTGCGACGGATGGAGAATCGAACCAAGATGGATGCTCCGATCGCGTTGTTGCTCGACCTTCTCCATTCTCTCGCGATTACCACCTCTCATGAATGGTTGAACACCCCGAATTTCTCAGTGAAGAAAGCGGCGCATATTGATTCTCGTCTAGAATCTGTTCTCCGGAAAATAGAAACTAGATTCACGGAGTCCAACCTCACCCAAGCTGAGATCGCCAAGGGTATCGGTATGTCGCCCCAAGCATTCTCGCGGTTCTTCAAAAACAAAAGCGGACGGCACTTTCACCGCCACCTAAACGAATTGCGAGTCGCTCGCGCCTGCTCTATCCTAATTGGAAGTCGTAAATCCGTTACCGAAATCGCTTACGCGGTTGGATTTTCGAACCTATCAAACTTCAATCGGCGCTTCAGGGAAATTACAGGAATGCCCCCCACCGCCTTCCGCTCTAATTTCTACAAGGACTGA